The following proteins come from a genomic window of Gottfriedia acidiceleris:
- a CDS encoding winged helix-turn-helix domain-containing protein has translation MEQIVIIQDQNEIEHVLQQSKQFGLIKISTYRYGDFNEEIHLGFLKGCIVLMKSQVLAEFIPLIMRIRRISEIPIILLVETYDSYEAAICIEAGADQYVKYPIHPRDLSARIKAVMRRAGNEKIEEDREKVLYFGDISFYLNREEVYKNKMRIELNGREYAILLFLIKKAGFIVTREELMEVISVYKNRRLIDIYIHSLRHKIEELPNYPRYIKTIKGKGYRFETLAY, from the coding sequence GTGGAGCAAATTGTCATCATCCAAGATCAAAACGAGATTGAACATGTGCTTCAACAAAGTAAACAATTCGGACTAATTAAAATCAGCACATATCGATATGGAGATTTTAATGAAGAAATACATCTTGGTTTCTTAAAAGGATGCATAGTATTAATGAAAAGCCAAGTCTTGGCCGAGTTTATTCCATTAATCATGAGAATAAGAAGGATATCAGAAATACCGATCATATTATTAGTTGAAACTTACGATTCATACGAAGCAGCGATTTGCATTGAAGCGGGAGCGGATCAATATGTTAAATATCCGATTCATCCTAGAGACTTGTCCGCAAGAATAAAAGCAGTTATGAGGAGGGCAGGCAATGAAAAAATAGAAGAAGACCGAGAAAAAGTTTTATATTTTGGAGACATTTCCTTCTATTTAAATCGAGAAGAGGTTTACAAAAACAAAATGAGGATTGAATTAAATGGTAGGGAATATGCAATTTTACTGTTTTTAATAAAAAAAGCCGGCTTTATTGTAACAAGAGAAGAACTAATGGAAGTGATTTCTGTTTATAAAAATAGAAGATTAATCGATATTTATATTCATAGTTTGCGACATAAAATTGAGGAACTTCCAAATTATCCTAGATATATTAAAACGATTAAGGGAAAAGGGTATCGGTTTGAAACGCTTGCTTATTGA
- a CDS encoding transporter yields the protein MVQFLELTKGYSTEDLVFMIDADLNYFYDTAYTYMLHHAE from the coding sequence ATGGTTCAATTTTTGGAATTAACAAAAGGATATTCAACTGAGGACTTAGTTTTCATGATAGATGCTGATTTAAACTACTTTTACGATACGGCGTATACTTATATGTTACATCACGCTGAGTAA
- the galU gene encoding UTP--glucose-1-phosphate uridylyltransferase GalU, which translates to MKKVSKAIIPAAGLGTRFLPATKAMPKEMLPIVDKPTIQYIVEEAIESGIEDIIIVTGKGKRAIEDHFDYSYELEQNLLEKEKYALLEQVKAPSNIDIHYIRQKEPKGLGHAVWCARNFIGNEPFAVLLGDDIVEAQTPGLKQLMDQYDKTYSSVIGVQTVPDEETYRYGIVEPIMQEGRRYEVKNFVEKPAPGTAPSNLAIMGRYVFTPEIFMYLEEQNIGAGGEIQLTDAIQKLNSIQRVFAYDFEGKRHDVGEKLGFIKTTIDFALKNEDLREDLLKYLHEMLTVNIN; encoded by the coding sequence TTGAAGAAAGTAAGCAAAGCAATTATACCAGCAGCGGGTTTAGGTACACGCTTTTTACCTGCAACAAAAGCTATGCCGAAAGAAATGCTACCAATCGTAGACAAACCAACAATTCAATACATTGTTGAAGAAGCAATTGAATCAGGCATCGAAGATATCATTATCGTAACAGGTAAAGGAAAACGCGCAATTGAAGATCATTTTGATTATTCATATGAGCTAGAACAAAATTTATTAGAAAAAGAAAAATATGCGTTATTAGAACAGGTTAAAGCTCCATCTAATATCGACATTCATTACATAAGACAAAAAGAACCTAAAGGATTAGGTCACGCTGTATGGTGTGCGCGTAATTTTATCGGCAACGAACCATTTGCAGTATTACTTGGTGATGACATTGTTGAAGCACAAACACCAGGTTTAAAGCAGCTAATGGACCAATATGATAAAACATATTCTTCAGTGATTGGTGTTCAAACAGTACCAGATGAAGAAACATATCGTTATGGCATTGTTGAACCAATTATGCAAGAGGGTAGAAGATACGAAGTAAAAAACTTTGTCGAAAAGCCAGCACCAGGTACAGCACCTTCTAATTTAGCAATCATGGGTCGTTATGTATTTACACCTGAAATTTTTATGTATTTAGAAGAACAAAATATCGGTGCAGGTGGCGAAATTCAGTTGACAGATGCCATTCAAAAATTAAATTCAATTCAACGTGTGTTTGCATATGACTTTGAAGGAAAGCGTCACGACGTTGGTGAAAAATTAGGGTTTATTAAGACAACAATTGATTTTGCTTTAAAAAATGAAGACCTAAGAGAAGATTTACTGAAGTATTTACATGAAATGTTAACAGTCAATATTAATTAA
- a CDS encoding glycosyltransferase family 2 protein, whose product MKRQLYTESNLEPLPRVHEKPSTAKLTLNRIYILFTIGFWLLYVASTIFDQLHNGNGTFKQVVEAGLYILIVTTLCFSALMYLFSRQGALIRFKEHTRIPRETLSAYFSENQPGITVLVPSYDEEVDVIRKTLLSAILQEYPEINVQLLIDDKPNPTDPQKREKLQATMNLAKEITELLEVPYTKLAKARDDFENTFNKTGEISSSTLNDLIKQYKYAAKWINKFADEEPSETHVDDFFNNHVLRALAEELEVTAVALEKSTKEKYYMSYERIYQFYSRLVWIFTGKVGYFQRKQYVSLSDEANKAMNLNSYIDLMGGSYKIRQTPAGKVLQRVSSEAEADLVIPDTEFLLTLDADSILLREYCLRLVYLLNQEGNEKVAVTQTPYSSFRGCPTRIERIAGATTDIQHTLHQGTTYYGATFWVGANAVIRKRAIEEIAETEYVNGFKIRRFIQDRTVIEDTESSIDLEKNGWTLANYPERLSYSATPPDFGSLVIQRRRWANGGLIIMSKLFATIRQRRQEGNPIKLMEILLRVNYMASIAWASFGLIFLLAYPFDDRLLSIFIVGAAVPYFTAMASDLKYNRYKRMDIFRIYGLNLILLAVNLAGVLKSIQQLLTSEKIPFARTPKVNDRTGTPTLYILAPIIIIVYSAFICWRSFMLGNWPNALFSFFNAFTCGWAALTFIGPVNMLVDLVHNFKEWIFVEVKPKQTEKDEQNQSEINWQSVLYYGDEKGRTEVPLSISLGKLENTETTEVEDKLNFSNKKIG is encoded by the coding sequence ATGAAAAGACAACTGTACACTGAAAGCAATTTGGAACCATTACCAAGAGTGCATGAAAAACCATCCACTGCAAAATTGACATTGAATCGAATCTATATTTTGTTTACGATTGGATTTTGGCTGCTTTATGTAGCATCCACAATTTTTGATCAACTGCATAATGGAAATGGAACTTTTAAACAAGTCGTAGAAGCGGGATTATATATCTTGATTGTTACGACACTATGTTTTTCCGCATTGATGTATCTTTTTTCTAGACAAGGGGCATTGATCCGATTTAAAGAGCATACTCGGATCCCACGGGAAACTTTATCTGCTTATTTTTCTGAGAATCAACCAGGAATTACTGTTTTGGTTCCTTCGTATGATGAAGAGGTTGACGTTATTCGAAAAACATTACTATCAGCTATATTACAAGAATATCCGGAAATCAATGTACAACTTTTGATTGATGATAAGCCAAATCCAACAGATCCGCAAAAAAGGGAAAAATTGCAAGCAACTATGAATCTTGCAAAAGAAATAACAGAGCTTTTGGAAGTCCCTTATACAAAGCTAGCAAAAGCTCGTGACGATTTTGAAAATACATTTAACAAAACAGGGGAAATCTCTTCTTCTACTTTAAATGATTTAATAAAGCAATATAAATATGCTGCCAAATGGATTAATAAATTTGCTGATGAAGAACCTTCGGAGACTCATGTAGATGATTTCTTTAATAATCATGTTTTAAGAGCTTTAGCTGAGGAATTAGAAGTAACAGCAGTAGCATTAGAGAAATCTACAAAAGAAAAATATTACATGAGCTATGAACGTATCTATCAGTTTTATTCTCGATTAGTATGGATTTTTACCGGAAAAGTAGGGTATTTCCAACGAAAACAGTATGTTTCTTTATCTGATGAAGCCAATAAAGCTATGAATCTTAACTCTTATATTGATTTAATGGGAGGGAGCTACAAGATTCGCCAAACACCAGCTGGTAAAGTATTGCAGAGAGTATCTTCAGAGGCAGAAGCAGATTTAGTTATTCCAGATACTGAATTTTTACTAACGCTCGATGCCGATTCTATTCTGCTAAGAGAGTATTGTTTACGTCTGGTCTATCTATTGAATCAAGAAGGAAATGAAAAAGTAGCTGTAACACAAACTCCTTATTCTTCTTTCCGTGGATGTCCAACTCGAATCGAACGAATTGCTGGTGCTACAACAGATATTCAACACACCTTACACCAAGGAACAACGTATTATGGCGCAACTTTTTGGGTAGGGGCGAACGCGGTTATCCGAAAACGTGCAATCGAGGAAATTGCCGAAACAGAATATGTAAATGGATTTAAAATTCGCCGTTTTATTCAAGACCGTACAGTAATTGAGGATACGGAGTCTAGTATTGATTTAGAAAAAAATGGTTGGACTTTGGCGAATTATCCGGAGCGTTTGAGTTACTCAGCAACTCCACCAGATTTCGGTTCTTTAGTTATTCAACGTCGTCGTTGGGCTAATGGTGGATTAATCATTATGTCGAAACTATTTGCTACTATTCGCCAACGCCGTCAAGAAGGGAATCCAATTAAGTTAATGGAAATCTTGTTGCGAGTGAATTACATGGCATCTATTGCTTGGGCTAGTTTTGGCTTAATCTTCCTATTAGCCTATCCCTTTGACGATCGTTTATTGAGTATTTTTATTGTTGGTGCAGCTGTCCCTTACTTTACTGCAATGGCGAGTGATTTAAAATACAATCGTTATAAACGAATGGACATCTTCCGAATTTATGGTCTCAATCTAATCTTGTTGGCTGTTAATTTGGCTGGAGTACTAAAGTCAATCCAACAGTTATTAACAAGTGAAAAAATTCCTTTTGCCCGAACACCTAAGGTTAATGACCGGACTGGCACGCCAACACTTTATATCTTAGCGCCGATCATTATTATTGTTTATTCTGCTTTTATTTGCTGGCGCTCTTTCATGCTTGGCAATTGGCCGAATGCTTTATTTTCCTTTTTTAACGCCTTTACTTGTGGATGGGCTGCATTAACTTTTATCGGACCTGTCAATATGCTTGTGGATTTAGTTCATAACTTTAAAGAGTGGATATTCGTAGAAGTAAAACCTAAGCAAACTGAAAAAGATGAACAAAATCAATCAGAAATCAATTGGCAATCGGTTTTATACTATGGTGATGAGAAAGGGCGAACAGAAGTCCCATTAAGTATTTCACTTGGCAAATTGGAAAATACAGAGACAACTGAAGTTGAAGATAAACTTAATTTCAGCAATAAAAAAATAGGATGA
- a CDS encoding chitinase has translation MVAVGASYFYRDNIVVVSKIEKTKKTEKTAVESNPWFAAYVDATLTPQYEFEKTDGNVVLSFIVAENKNSAVPSWGGAYSMDQASEDLDIDRRIARLRQKGGEVIVSFGGLSNSELAITTTDVGKIKNAYAKVVKRYDLNTIDVDLEQEGLTNKHAAKLRGEALAKLQQERKKDKKELAIWVTLPVTPQGLTEDGTDAVTTLLKAGVDLAGVNIMTMNYGESRDTALSMADNSINALKKTHRQLKIIYQKQGVNLSDKALWRKLGATPMIGQNDIQGEVFGLEDAAKLNQFAIDNGLGRLSMWSANRDRKSNENSVGIQSVSNFYSGVKQNNQEFATILKQNMNGSVSSDAKRTTKSDVTNIDLNKPDDPKTSPYEIWDESTTYLKGTRVVWRHNVYRAKWWTKGDAPDAPILDENTIPWELVGPVLPGEKPIPKVSLPKGTYQEWEEGQVYGAGDRVMVNGIPYEAKWWNKDENPEKPLANDDAAPWEQLTQDEIKKVLKEIQE, from the coding sequence GTGGTAGCTGTAGGAGCAAGTTATTTTTATCGAGATAATATAGTCGTAGTTAGTAAAATAGAAAAAACAAAAAAAACAGAAAAAACAGCAGTAGAATCAAATCCTTGGTTTGCCGCTTATGTCGATGCTACACTGACACCGCAATATGAATTTGAAAAAACTGATGGTAATGTTGTGCTTTCTTTCATAGTAGCTGAGAATAAAAATAGTGCTGTTCCTAGTTGGGGAGGCGCCTATTCAATGGATCAGGCATCTGAGGATTTAGATATAGATCGACGAATTGCTCGCCTACGACAAAAGGGTGGGGAAGTCATTGTTTCATTTGGTGGCTTATCCAATTCCGAATTAGCAATTACAACAACAGATGTTGGAAAAATAAAAAATGCATATGCTAAAGTAGTAAAGCGTTATGATCTGAATACGATTGATGTAGATTTAGAGCAAGAAGGATTGACAAATAAGCATGCGGCTAAACTTCGTGGGGAAGCTTTGGCAAAATTGCAGCAAGAACGAAAAAAAGATAAAAAAGAGTTAGCTATTTGGGTAACATTACCAGTAACCCCGCAAGGTTTGACTGAGGATGGTACGGATGCCGTAACAACATTATTGAAAGCTGGAGTAGATTTAGCTGGCGTCAATATCATGACAATGAATTATGGGGAAAGTCGTGATACAGCACTTTCTATGGCAGACAATTCGATTAATGCCTTGAAAAAAACCCACCGCCAACTAAAGATTATTTATCAAAAACAAGGAGTTAACTTGAGCGATAAAGCATTATGGAGAAAACTCGGCGCAACACCAATGATTGGCCAAAATGATATCCAAGGTGAAGTTTTTGGTTTAGAAGATGCTGCTAAGCTGAATCAATTTGCCATAGATAATGGTTTGGGACGTTTATCTATGTGGTCAGCAAACCGTGACAGGAAGTCCAATGAAAATAGTGTTGGAATTCAAAGTGTTTCCAACTTTTACAGTGGTGTTAAACAAAACAATCAAGAGTTTGCAACAATTTTGAAACAGAATATGAATGGTAGTGTTTCTAGTGATGCAAAACGAACAACCAAGTCAGATGTAACGAATATAGATTTGAATAAACCTGATGATCCGAAAACTTCCCCGTATGAGATATGGGATGAATCGACAACCTATCTAAAAGGTACTCGTGTTGTCTGGAGGCACAATGTGTATAGAGCTAAATGGTGGACAAAAGGAGATGCTCCTGACGCACCTATCCTGGATGAAAATACAATTCCTTGGGAACTTGTTGGTCCGGTATTGCCTGGAGAAAAACCAATACCAAAAGTTAGCTTGCCTAAAGGAACCTATCAGGAATGGGAAGAAGGACAAGTCTATGGAGCTGGTGATCGGGTAATGGTTAATGGCATCCCGTATGAGGCAAAATGGTGGAACAAAGATGAAAATCCTGAAAAACCCCTTGCTAATGATGATGCAGCACCATGGGAACAGTTGACTCAGGATGAAATTAAGAAAGTGTTGAAGGAAATTCAGGAATAA
- a CDS encoding BH0509 family protein encodes MMSREERKNMVQFLELTKGFSTEDLVFMTDADLEHLYDTAYTYMLHHAE; translated from the coding sequence ATGATGAGTAGAGAAGAGCGTAAAAACATGGTTCAATTTTTGGAATTAACAAAAGGATTTTCAACAGAAGACTTAGTTTTCATGACGGATGCTGATTTAGAGCACCTTTACGACACGGCTTATACGTATATGTTACATCACGCTGAGTAA
- a CDS encoding YveK family protein: MEETISLQELFGVIKKRLIMIISITVVATVVTGVISYLFLTPIYQSSTQLLVNQKETKDSSIYQNNQVQTNVQLINTYNVVIKSPAILDEVIKQLNLDYTVAELTKNITVASEANSQVFTVSVQDPDPKQAQTIVNTIANVFQAKIKTIMSVDNVTILAKADLSENPIKPNKKLNIAIGFVVGLMLSVGIAFLLEFLDNTVKTEKQLEELLELPILGVISEVTKGKITPKIKLKLGKGA, encoded by the coding sequence ATGGAAGAGACGATTAGTTTACAGGAATTATTCGGCGTTATTAAAAAACGTCTTATCATGATAATTAGTATTACAGTTGTAGCCACAGTGGTTACAGGAGTTATTAGTTATTTATTTTTAACCCCGATTTATCAATCTTCAACTCAATTATTAGTTAATCAAAAAGAGACGAAAGATTCTTCGATTTATCAGAATAACCAAGTACAAACAAATGTTCAATTAATTAATACATATAATGTCGTTATTAAGAGTCCAGCAATTTTAGATGAAGTTATTAAACAATTAAATTTAGATTATACAGTTGCAGAACTGACTAAAAATATAACAGTTGCAAGCGAAGCAAATTCACAAGTATTTACGGTTTCTGTACAAGATCCTGATCCTAAGCAGGCTCAAACGATTGTGAATACGATTGCAAATGTTTTTCAGGCAAAAATTAAAACAATTATGAGTGTAGATAATGTGACTATTTTAGCTAAAGCAGATTTAAGTGAAAATCCGATTAAACCAAATAAGAAATTAAACATTGCAATTGGTTTTGTTGTTGGGTTAATGCTTTCAGTTGGTATTGCATTCTTACTGGAGTTTTTAGATAACACAGTTAAGACTGAAAAACAGCTTGAAGAATTATTGGAGTTACCGATTCTAGGTGTTATTTCTGAAGTAACAAAGGGAAAGATCACTCCGAAAATAAAATTAAAATTGGGAAAGGGTGCGTAA
- a CDS encoding CpsD/CapB family tyrosine-protein kinase, with protein MSKKTTKEKLKRFLITLTNPKSPFAEQYRTVRTNIQFSSIDKKIKSILVTSSEPSEGKTTTIANLAVTYAQQEKKVLLVDADLRKPQLHSDFKLENFKGLTTAIAQERSLKDVIQKTDISNLSILTSGPIPPNPSELLSSVKMKNLIAQMYEQYDVILFDAPPLLAVTDAQIISQVCDGTILVVRRGYTAKEKIKKAKELLTLVNANILGVVLNRAEQGKDGYYDYYGSEK; from the coding sequence ATGAGTAAAAAAACGACAAAAGAAAAATTAAAAAGATTTCTTATTACATTAACAAACCCTAAATCACCATTTGCAGAGCAATATCGAACAGTTCGTACGAATATTCAATTTTCTTCGATCGATAAAAAAATAAAATCAATTTTAGTGACATCTTCAGAACCATCTGAAGGTAAAACAACAACAATTGCCAATCTTGCTGTTACATATGCTCAGCAAGAAAAGAAAGTTCTTTTAGTAGATGCCGATTTACGTAAACCGCAATTGCATTCTGATTTTAAATTAGAGAATTTTAAAGGATTAACAACTGCAATTGCACAAGAAAGGTCCTTAAAGGACGTTATCCAAAAAACTGATATTAGCAATCTATCAATTCTAACTTCGGGTCCGATTCCACCAAATCCATCTGAACTATTATCTTCAGTGAAAATGAAGAATTTGATTGCACAAATGTATGAACAATATGATGTGATTCTTTTTGATGCTCCTCCATTGTTAGCAGTTACAGATGCTCAAATCATTTCACAAGTGTGTGATGGAACGATTTTAGTTGTCCGTAGAGGATACACGGCAAAAGAAAAAATTAAAAAAGCAAAAGAGTTATTAACACTAGTAAACGCAAATATTTTAGGCGTTGTGTTAAATCGAGCGGAACAGGGTAAAGACGGATACTACGATTATTATGGTAGCGAAAAATGA
- a CDS encoding tyrosine-protein phosphatase translates to MIDLHCHILPGLDDGPITMEDSINMARAAVDNGIHTIVASPHHQNGRYNTDRKEIVEKVEELNNILKEKDIPLTILPGQEVRLYGELIQDYELNRIVSINDGRRYLLCELPSSYIPQFTNRLFYEMQANRIIPILVHPERNKVLINEPDILFEFVQKGILTQLTASSITGNFGKKIQKFAFKCIEANWVHIIASDAHNTKNRNFELIEAYDIIREKFGIETEFQMRENAQSILNGDVLYPEEPLKLKQNIFSRLLGI, encoded by the coding sequence ATGATTGATCTTCACTGTCATATTTTACCTGGCCTAGATGACGGTCCAATTACAATGGAAGATAGTATTAATATGGCTCGAGCCGCAGTGGACAATGGAATTCATACAATTGTTGCATCACCTCATCATCAGAACGGACGTTACAATACAGACAGAAAAGAAATCGTAGAAAAAGTAGAAGAGTTAAATAATATATTAAAAGAAAAAGACATACCATTAACGATTTTACCAGGACAAGAGGTAAGGCTTTATGGGGAATTAATTCAAGACTATGAGCTTAATCGAATTGTTTCTATTAATGATGGAAGACGCTATTTATTATGTGAGCTTCCATCATCCTATATACCACAATTTACAAATAGGTTATTTTACGAGATGCAAGCAAATCGAATTATACCGATTCTTGTACATCCTGAACGAAACAAAGTTCTTATAAACGAACCAGACATTCTTTTTGAATTTGTCCAAAAAGGGATCTTAACTCAACTAACTGCTTCATCAATAACAGGTAACTTCGGTAAAAAAATTCAAAAGTTTGCTTTTAAATGTATTGAGGCAAATTGGGTACATATTATTGCATCAGATGCACACAACACTAAAAATCGGAATTTTGAGTTAATTGAAGCGTATGACATCATTCGTGAAAAATTTGGGATTGAAACTGAGTTCCAAATGAGAGAAAATGCTCAATCAATTTTGAATGGTGACGTTCTTTATCCAGAAGAACCTCTAAAATTAAAACAAAATATCTTTAGTCGTTTATTAGGAATCTAA